ACGACGCTGCTGGGTTAGCTGTGGTATGGTCAATCTTATCACAGAGCCGTCGCTATTGGGAGTTAAACCTAAATCCGATTTCTGTATGGCTTTGTCAATTGCCGCCAGCATATTCTTTTCCCAAGGCTGGATCACGATCATTCTCGGTTCTGGAACTGATACATTGGCGACCTGATTAATTGGTGTCGGTGTACCGTAATAGTCAACTACTATCTTTTCTAAAAGTGCCGGCGTGGCCCTGCCTGCTCGTAAGGTACCATACTCTTTACGCAAGGCATCCATTGCTTTTTTCATTTTATCTTCATGACTTTCAAAGATATCCTTAACTGTCACTCTTTTCTCCCCCCACAATAGTTCCGATATCCTTGCCGAGAGCCGCTTTTAAGATATTACCCGGCTCGTCAATACTAAATACCAGAATGGGTATCTTATTATCCATACACAGCGAGGTTGCCGTAGAATCCATTACGCCTAATCCTCGCATTAATATCTCAATATGATCAAGTTCTTTAAATTTTTTGGCTTCAGGATTATAGCGGGGGTCAGAATCATAAACTCCATCTGCATTTTTCTTAGCCATAAGTATAACGTCGGCTTCTATTTCAGCAGCTCGGAGCGCCGCAGCAGTATCTGTCGAAAAATAAGGATTCCCGGTACCGGCAGCAAATATAACAACGCGCCCTTTTTCCATATGCCGTATGGCCCTCCGCCTGATGTAGGGCTCGGCAACCTGCTGCATATTAATCGCACTTTGCACCCTGGAATCAACACCACAATGCTCCAAGGCATCCTGTAAAGCCAACGCATTCATTACTGTGGCTAACATACCCATGTAGTCGGCTGTAGCTCTATCCATTCCTTTGGCACTTCCAGCCAAACCACGCCAGATGTTTCCACCGCCAACAACTATGGCAATGTCCAGTCCATAGGATTTAACTTCTTTTATTTCTTTCGCAATTAAATCAACAACAATAGGATCTATACCATAGCCTTGCGTTCCAGCCAAAGCTTCACCACTTAATTTTAAGACTACGCGCTTGTATGTAACTGTAGTCAAGAGGGGAAACCTCCTTTAGAAAAGTATTTTCTACAGGTAAATTAATAATCCTTTATGTTAGTGTATATTTAGTGTAATTTTTTTAGAAAAAAGAGAACACACTGTGTTCTCTTACTTCTTAACTGCAGCCATAACTTCGGCGGCAAAATCGTTAGATTTTTTCTCAAGTCCTTCACCCAGCTGAAATCTGGCAAATCTACGGACTGAAATATTTTCACCTATTTTAGCAATGCTTTCTGTAATAAGCTGTTGGAGAGTTTTATCAGGATCTTTAATATAAGGCTGTTCCAATAAACATACTTCCTTATAAAATTTCTCCAAACGACCTTCAATCATTTTCTCAACAATATGAGCAGGTTTTCCTTCATTGAGAGCTTGGGCTCGCAAAATCTCCCGCTCGTGATTGAGAATAGCTTCAGATACTTCCTGCCTTGCTACATAAGTTGGATTAGCGGCAGCAATCTGCATAGCGATATCACGGACTAGAGCTTTAAAATCGTCCGTCTTGGCTACAAAGTCAGTTTCGCAATTAACCTCCAACAATACCCCTATTCGTCCGCCGCCGTGTATATAAGACTCAACAAGTCCTTCGGATGCAATCCGACTGGATTTTTTGGCAGCAGCAGCCAAGCCTTTTTCTCTTAAAAAATCTATCGCTTTATCTAAGTCTCCATTTGTTTCAGTAAGAGCTTTTTTACAATCCATCATACCAGCGCCGGTACGCTCACGCAGTTCCTTAACCATTTCAGCCGTTACCATATGCCAATCCTCCCATTATATCCTTTTCTACTGTCAAAAAGGTAAGGAGGCAAAAATGTCATCCCCCCTACCTTTCAATAATTTATTCAGTCATTTGTTCGCCTTGGCGCCCTTCGAGTACAGCGTCAGCCATTTTTGCGGTTAATAGCTTAACCGCCCGGATTGCGTCGTCATTCCCCGGGATAATATAATCAATTTCATCCGGGTCACAGTTGGTATCAACTATCCCGATAATTGGAATGCTTAACTTGCGCGCTTCGGCCACCGCGATGCGCTCTTTGCGGGGATCAATAACAAACAAAGCGCCGGGAAGCTTTTGCATACTTTTTATACCACCAAGAAATTTC
This window of the Methylomusa anaerophila genome carries:
- the frr gene encoding ribosome recycling factor, with product MKKAMDALRKEYGTLRAGRATPALLEKIVVDYYGTPTPINQVANVSVPEPRMIVIQPWEKNMLAAIDKAIQKSDLGLTPNSDGSVIRLTIPQLTQQRRTELVKVVHKKAEETRVAIRNLRRDANDTIKKLEKDKTISEDDTKKAQDDIQKLTDKFIKEIDQVMTGKEKEIMEV
- the pyrH gene encoding UMP kinase, with translation MTTVTYKRVVLKLSGEALAGTQGYGIDPIVVDLIAKEIKEVKSYGLDIAIVVGGGNIWRGLAGSAKGMDRATADYMGMLATVMNALALQDALEHCGVDSRVQSAINMQQVAEPYIRRRAIRHMEKGRVVIFAAGTGNPYFSTDTAAALRAAEIEADVILMAKKNADGVYDSDPRYNPEAKKFKELDHIEILMRGLGVMDSTATSLCMDNKIPILVFSIDEPGNILKAALGKDIGTIVGGEKSDS
- the tsf gene encoding translation elongation factor Ts; translation: MVTAEMVKELRERTGAGMMDCKKALTETNGDLDKAIDFLREKGLAAAAKKSSRIASEGLVESYIHGGGRIGVLLEVNCETDFVAKTDDFKALVRDIAMQIAAANPTYVARQEVSEAILNHEREILRAQALNEGKPAHIVEKMIEGRLEKFYKEVCLLEQPYIKDPDKTLQQLITESIAKIGENISVRRFARFQLGEGLEKKSNDFAAEVMAAVKK